A genomic region of Miscanthus floridulus cultivar M001 chromosome 3, ASM1932011v1, whole genome shotgun sequence contains the following coding sequences:
- the LOC136543555 gene encoding uncharacterized protein — MQELRSDGWDNFLQKVTSFCIKHGVEVPTMDGAYVPYGKLARYARARNQTNDDHFRRKVYIGVIDQISQELDNRFDEINMELLSCMAAFSPSNSFASFDAWKVRRLAEFYPKDFSNNDLLKLELQLDNYIDDMRQDASFQGLDNIVDLSVKLVETKRHKVYDMVYLLLKLILLLPVATTISERVFSALVIVKTKTRNMIGDTVLNDCLVTFVERDIFFQVDKDDIIETFMSLRKRRINK; from the coding sequence ATGCAGGAGTTGAGGTCTGATGGTTGGGATAATTTTCTTCAGAaggtcacttctttttgtattaaacatggtgttgaagttcCTACTATGGATGGTGCTTATGTGCCTTATGGAAAATTAGCGCGGTATGCCCGTGCCcgaaaccaaacaaatgatgaCCATTTCAGAAGAAAAGTATAtattggtgtcattgatcaaattAGTCAAGAGCTTGATAATCGGTTTGATGAGATCAATATGGAGCTACTCTCTTGTATGGCAGCCTTCAGTCCTTCCAACTCCTTTGCTTCTTTTGATGCATGGAAGGTACGTAGATTGGCTGAATTTTATCCTAAGGACTTCTCCAACAATGATTTGTTAAAACTTGAATTGCAACttgataattatattgatgacatgcgacaagatgctagcttccaaggtctagacaacattgttgatctctcagttaagcttgttgaaacaaagaggcACAAAGTGTATGATATGGTGTACTTGCTTCTCAAATTGATATTGCTTTTACCGGTGGCAACTACGATTTctgaaagggtattttctgcattggttatagtgaaaacaaagacaaggaatatgataggtgATACTGTTTTGAATGATTGTCTAGTCACATTTGttgagcgggatattttcttCCAAGTTGATAAAGATGATATAATTGAGACATTCATGTCATTGAGAAAACGGCGGATAAACAAGTAA